The following coding sequences are from one Nicotiana tabacum cultivar K326 chromosome 1, ASM71507v2, whole genome shotgun sequence window:
- the LOC107760316 gene encoding histidine decarboxylase-like (The RefSeq protein has 2 substitutions compared to this genomic sequence) gives MGFEREFDIMVVPTKGEINAPPPPRKNLSLSVVEPDEKDNKMSSQELDRILTQYIETLSHRTEYHIGYPVNICYEHHAALAPLLQFHLNNCGDPFTQNTVDFHSKDFEVAVLDWFAQLWEIEKDEYWGYITNGGTEGNLHGLLIGRELHLTGIIYASKDSHYSIFKAARMYRMEIETINTLVNGEIDYADLRSKLLLNKNKPAIINVNIGTTFKGAIDDIDLILQILQKCGYSNDRYYIHCDAALYGLIIPFIQHAKTITFKKPIGSVSISGHKFLGCPMPCGIQITRKSYISHLSTKIEYIASVDATISGSRNGLAPIFLWYSLCMKGRAGLQQDAKICNENARYLKGRLHKAGISAMLNESSIIVVFERPNDPKFIRHWQLSCTRDMAHVVVMPGITRETIDSFFNDLMQEREKWYQVGTTLPPCLADDIGSQNCLCSYQKMRH, from the exons ATGGGATTTGAAAGG GAGTTTGACATAATGGTTGTCCCAACAAAAGGTGAAATCAACGCGCCACCGCCACCACGGAAGAATTTGAGTCTTAGTGTGGTGGAACCTGATGAAAAAGATAATAAAATGTCTTCGCAAGAACTAGACAGAATTTTGACTCAATATATCGAGACATTGTCCCATCGGACAGAATATCATATAG GTTATCCAGTTAATATATGTTATGAGCATCATGCTGCTTTAGCTCCACTTTTGCAATTCCACTTGAACAACTGTGGAGATCCCTTCACTCAGAACACTGTCGATTTCCATTCAAAAGATTTTGAAGTGGCTGTTTTAGATTGGTTTGCGCAACTCTGGGAAATTGAGAAGGATGAATATTGGGGATACATTACAAATGGTGGCACAGAGGGAAATCTCCATGGTCTTTTGATTGG GAGAGAGTTACATCCCACTGGGATAATATATGCATCAAAGGATTCACATTACTCGATTTTTAAAGCAGCAAGAATGTACAGAATGGAGATAGAGACAATCAATACTTTAGTTAATGGGGAAATTGATTATGCAGATCTGAGATCAAAGTTACTTCTCAACAAGAACAAACCAGCCATCATCAATGTCAATATTG GAACTACCTTCAAAGGGGCTATTGATGATATTGATCTGATCCTACAAATACTGCAAAAATGTGGTTATTCCAATGATAGGTATTACATCCATTGTGACGCTGCACTATATGGGCTAATAATCCCATTTATCCAACAC GCGAAAACAATTACCTTCAAGAAACCGATAGGCAGTGTTTCAATTTCAGGCCACAAATTCCTGGGATGTCCAATGCCTTGTGGCATTCAGATAACAAGGAAAAGTTACATCAGTCATCTCTCCACAAAAATAGAGTATATTGCCTCAGTGGATGCTACAATTTCTGGTAGTCGAAATGGCCTGGCACCAATATTCTTATGGTACAGTTTATGCATGAAAGGTCGTGCCGGATTGCAACAAGATGCCAAAATATGCAACGAAAATGCCCGATATTTGAAAGGCCGACTTCATAAAGCAGGAATTAGCGCTATGCTCAACGAGTCTAGCATTATCGTTGTATTTGAACGACCTAATGACCCTAAGTTCATTCGTCATTGGCAACTGTCTTGCACAAGAGATATGGCACATGTTGTAGTCATGCCAGGTATCACAAGAGAAACAATAGACAGTTTTTTTAATGATTTAATGCAAGAGAGGGAAAAATGGTACCAGGTTGGAACAACTCTGCCTCCTTGCCTAGCAGATGATATTGGTTCTCAAAACTGTCTTTGCTCCAAACAGAAGATGCGTCATTGA
- the LOC142162794 gene encoding uncharacterized protein LOC142162794 yields the protein MNASWMVRKILEAREIINQLHMPLEDKKNIIKQIYLQLSPMLHKTTWRSLMCNIAARPKTIIIMWLQCHGRLLTVDIHKKWRLSANDSCVLCQTNLETRNHLFAECDYAKRLWCRLSQWAKVQNISSSTWEQQLQIICQHTKGKSTVAKLPKMMYAE from the coding sequence ATGAATGCAAGCTGGATGGTGAGGAAGATATTGGAAGCAAGGGAGATCATAAATCAGCTGCACATGCCATTAGAGGATAAGAAAAACATCATTAAGCAGATATATCTTCAATTGAGTCCAATGTTACATAAAACTACCTGGAGAAGTCTAATGTGTAACATTGCTGCGAGACCTAAGACTATAATCATAATGTGGCTTCAATGCCATGGGAGGTTACTTACTGTGGACATACATAAGAAATGGAGACTCAGTGCAAATGACTCATGTGTGTTATGTCAAACTAACTTGGAGACAAGGAATCATCTATTTGCTGAATGTGACTATGCTAAAAGGTTGTGGTGTAGACTGAGTCAATGGGCAAAGGTACAGAACATTAGTAGTTCAACATGGGAGCAACAACTACAGATCATTTGTCAGCACACAAAAGGGAAATCAACTGTAGCAAAACTTCCCAAGATGATGTATGCTGAATAA